A genomic stretch from bacterium includes:
- a CDS encoding YhbY family RNA-binding protein gives MKPLKGFEKKYLRGLAHDLKPVVLIGKEGITDGTVRAADEELSRHELIKIKFNDFKEKNQKETFTGELVDQTGSAQVGMIGHTAILYRPQTDPAKQRIPLPAKEK, from the coding sequence ATGAAACCTCTGAAGGGATTTGAAAAGAAGTATCTGCGGGGTCTTGCCCACGACCTGAAGCCTGTCGTCCTCATCGGAAAGGAGGGGATCACGGATGGGACCGTTCGTGCCGCCGATGAGGAGCTTTCCCGACATGAACTGATCAAGATCAAGTTCAACGATTTCAAGGAGAAAAATCAGAAGGAAACCTTCACGGGCGAACTGGTTGACCAAACCGGAAGCGCACAGGTCGGGATGATCGGCCATACGGCCATTCTCTACCGGCCGCAGACGGACCCGGCAAAACAGCGGATCCCATTGCCGGCAAAAGAAAAGTAG